In Streptomyces sp. NBC_00683, the DNA window CTCACCGCAAGCCCAAGCAGCGTCCGTTCACCGGGCCTGCTGCCCGCACCGCAGCCACCCTGGCCCTCGCCGGGGCGGCTACCGCGACCGCCTTCGAGGGCGCCGCCCAGGCCGAGCCCCAGCTCACCCCGGCCCAGGTGAAGTCCAAGGTCGACCGGCTGTACCACGACGCCGAGGTCGCCACCGAGAAGTACAACGGCGCGAAGGAGAAGGCGACCGCCACCGCCGAGTCCCTGGACGCCCTGCGCGACGAGGCCGCCCGCAGGACGGAGCGCCTCAACACCGCGCGCAACGCCCTCGGCTCGTTCGCCGCCGCGCAGTACCGCAGCGGCGGCCTCGACCCCGCCGTCCAGCTGGCCCTCTCCTCCGACCCCGACCAGTACCTGGAGCGCGCCTCCTACCTGGACCGGGCCGGGGACCGGCAGGCCGGCGCGGTCAACGGAGTCCGCAGGCAGCTCACCGAGATCGCCCAGCTGCGCGCCCGGGCCGACGAGGAGCTCGCCGCACTCGCGGACCGCCAGGCCGAGCTGAAGAAGCACCGGACCGCGGTCCGCACCAAACTGGCCGACGCCCGCAAGCTCCTGGCCACCCTCACGGCCGCCCAGCGCGCCGACTACGAGCGCTCCGCCGACGCCCAGCACGGCGGCACCGGCGTCCGGGCCGACCGCAGCACCCCGCGCGGCTCCGTCAGCGCCCCCAACGCCCGTGCCGCGCAGGCCGTCGACTTCGCGTACGGGGCACTCGGCAAGCCCTACGTCTGGGGCGCCACCGGCCCGTCCTCCTTCGACTGCTCCGGCCTCACCCAGGCCGCCTGGCGCGCCGCAGGTGTCTCGCTGCCCCGCACCACCTACACGCAGATCAACGCCGGCAGCCGCGTCTCCCGCTCCGAACTGGCCCCGGGTGACCTGGTCTTCTTCTACTCGGGCGTCACACACGTCGGGCTGTACATCGGCGGCGGACAGATGATCCACGCCCCGCGCCCCGGCGCGCCGGTCCGCATCGCACCGATCAGCGAAATGCCTTTCGCGGGAGCGACCCGGGTGGCATAGGCTCCGCGCCGACCGGCCCAGCGAGAGAGAGAAGGCTCCCCGTGCCGATGGACACCGACGTCCAGAACTACGCGCGAACGCTCACCCTCCGCTCCCCCGACCACTACCGGGTGGGCCCCTTCACGGTGCGCCACAACCCGGGCTGGGAACTGAAGTACGCCAACTACGCCATCCCCGACCAGGGCGCCGAGCCCACCGCCGGGGACATCGACGACCTCGTCGCGGCATTCCGCGAGCGGAACCGGCTGCCGCGCCTGGAATACCTGCCCTCCTGGGCCCCTGCCGTCGAACCGGCCCTGCTGGCCGCCGGCTTCACCGTGGAGAACCACGCCCCCGTACTGGCCTGCACGCCGGCCGGTCTCCTGCCGCCGAAGCCGGTGGACGGGCTCCGCATGGCCGAACCCGTCACCGACGCGGAGTTCACCGCGGCCGCCGCGGTCCAGCACACGGGCTTCGGTGGCGAAGGCGGCCCCGACGAGGGCGAGATCGCCTGGCTGCGCGCCGCGGTGGCCGGCAACGGCGTCGCGGCGCTGGCCCTGCTCGGCGACGAGCCCGCCGGAGCGGGCGGCTGCTCGGTCCCCGTCGACGGCATCAGCGAACTGGCCGGCCTCGCAGTGTCCGACGCCTTCCGTCGCCGGGGCATCGGCGCCGCGCTCTCGGCCTGGCTGACCACGACGGCCTTCGAACGCGGCTGCTCCACCGTCTGGCTGGAGCCGGGGAGCCCCGAGGTCGAGCGGATCTACGCGGGCATCGGCTATCGCAGGATCGGCGAGAAGACCAACATCTCGCTCGCGGCGGAAGCCCGCTGACCCGGACCGGTCGCCTCAGACCAGCCGCCGTGCCGTCGCCCACCGCGTCAACTCGTGCCGGTTGGACAGCTGGAGCTTCCGCAGCACCGCCGAGACATGCGACTCGACGGTCTTCACCGAGATGAACAGCTGCTTGGCGATCTCCTTGTACGCGTAACCGCGTGCGATCAGCCGGAGCACCTCGCGCTCGCGCTGCGTCAGCCGGTCCAGGTCCTCGTCCACCGGCGGCGCGTCCGTCGAGGCGAAGGCGTCGAGGACGAAACCGGCCAGCCGCGGCGAGAACACCGCGTCGCCGTCCTGCACCCGGAAGACCGAGTCGACCAGGTCGGCGCCGG includes these proteins:
- a CDS encoding C40 family peptidase — translated: MAVPRKAAHRKPKQRPFTGPAARTAATLALAGAATATAFEGAAQAEPQLTPAQVKSKVDRLYHDAEVATEKYNGAKEKATATAESLDALRDEAARRTERLNTARNALGSFAAAQYRSGGLDPAVQLALSSDPDQYLERASYLDRAGDRQAGAVNGVRRQLTEIAQLRARADEELAALADRQAELKKHRTAVRTKLADARKLLATLTAAQRADYERSADAQHGGTGVRADRSTPRGSVSAPNARAAQAVDFAYGALGKPYVWGATGPSSFDCSGLTQAAWRAAGVSLPRTTYTQINAGSRVSRSELAPGDLVFFYSGVTHVGLYIGGGQMIHAPRPGAPVRIAPISEMPFAGATRVA
- a CDS encoding GNAT family N-acetyltransferase; translation: MDTDVQNYARTLTLRSPDHYRVGPFTVRHNPGWELKYANYAIPDQGAEPTAGDIDDLVAAFRERNRLPRLEYLPSWAPAVEPALLAAGFTVENHAPVLACTPAGLLPPKPVDGLRMAEPVTDAEFTAAAAVQHTGFGGEGGPDEGEIAWLRAAVAGNGVAALALLGDEPAGAGGCSVPVDGISELAGLAVSDAFRRRGIGAALSAWLTTTAFERGCSTVWLEPGSPEVERIYAGIGYRRIGEKTNISLAAEAR